The segment GGCCTCCAATGTAGGTTAGGGTATCAGGATCGTTGTAATAAAAAACACTGGGCCCTACGACACCTATTTCATCTGCTTTCTCTGAAAATGGGATTAATTCATTTAAAAAATCTGTATCAACAACTGTGTCATTATTTAAAAGCATAACGTAATCAGATTTTAAATGTTCAAGAACATAGATGATTCCTACATTGTTACCCTCTGCAAAGCCAAGGTTTTCATTATTCCTTATGATTACCAGTTCCCTATCGCAACTTTTGGTGTTTGTGTTGGGTTTACTATCTAAATCTTCCAGGGGGCACTCAATAATTTTAATGGGGGTTTTAACTTTTTCAGCTTCAAAAAATGTTGATTCAACCTTCAAAGCCCCATTACAGTATTCTTTTATTTTTTCTATGGAATCATCCTTTGAATCGTTATCAATAAGGACAACATCATAATTAGGATAATTTATTTGATAAACGGATTCCAAACATTCTATGGTGTCTTTCCAGCCATTCCAGTTGAGAATGATGATTGAAACATGTGGTAATATTGCATTAAAATTTTCCATAGTAACGATTCTCTCAACTATTTTTTTAATTTTATGTTCTGCTGTTTATAAAATATAAAATTTTAAAATTAGTTTCCCACTAAAAATGATTATTTATCATTTTCCCATACTGCCCATAATCCAAATGCATATTCTGGAAATAAATAGGTTATTATGCGGGTTATATCCGCTGCTACCATTCCTAAAGTACCAAATTTAAGTGAAGAATGTTCTAATTCGTCATTGTAACCGTAAAGTTTTTTCCAACCTTCTACTCCCCTCACTTTGAAACCTAATTTTTTTAATTGAAGAGGTTTCCAACCTGATTTATGGACTTGTAAAGGATTTTCTTCCCTGTCACTTTGATAAACAAAACCATTTGGTGTAAAAACCACAACTTTCATTTTTGCCCATTTTTCTGCCTTTATCAAAAGTTCTTTCCCATCTTCTGTTGATAAATGTTCGAGTACATCCATAAGTATAACTCCATCGAATTCATCTTCCTCAAATTCAATTTTAGTAATATCAGCTTTGATGTACTTGTTATGGGTACCTTTTTTTTTACTTTCTTCTAGATATGGATCAAATAGATCAACACCAACAGAGAAATCAACTTCACAGTGGTGAAGCATAGAAGTTTTACCACATCCTAAATCTAGAACTGTTTCACATTCGGAAAGTTCTTCTTTTAGTCGTTGTGGTAATTTCATGTATGAACGTTTAAGTTTGAAATTGGTCATTTTAACCTCGAATAATTTTCTTTTTTATTATTTATGTATAAATTAATTAAATTATCGTAGCTTTCAATTTAGTTTAAATC is part of the Methanobacterium aggregans genome and harbors:
- a CDS encoding glycosyltransferase family 2 protein; this translates as MENFNAILPHVSIIILNWNGWKDTIECLESVYQINYPNYDVVLIDNDSKDDSIEKIKEYCNGALKVESTFFEAEKVKTPIKIIECPLEDLDSKPNTNTKSCDRELVIIRNNENLGFAEGNNVGIIYVLEHLKSDYVMLLNNDTVVDTDFLNELIPFSEKADEIGVVGPSVFYYNDPDTLTYIGGHVDVCHGKITYPHLNETLKSEIPEEMDYISGCSLLIKRDVIEDIGLLDPDYFLYYEDTDWCLRVKNAGYRLFYVPKAKIWHKVSASIVNSSTSFYYGTRNQFLLMKKNCKKGIKFRFIKFLAGRFLSIINYLIKGNVEKFILSHKILVDVLKGNYGYKKL
- a CDS encoding class I SAM-dependent methyltransferase, whose product is MTNFKLKRSYMKLPQRLKEELSECETVLDLGCGKTSMLHHCEVDFSVGVDLFDPYLEESKKKGTHNKYIKADITKIEFEEDEFDGVILMDVLEHLSTEDGKELLIKAEKWAKMKVVVFTPNGFVYQSDREENPLQVHKSGWKPLQLKKLGFKVRGVEGWKKLYGYNDELEHSSLKFGTLGMVAADITRIITYLFPEYAFGLWAVWENDK